The following nucleotide sequence is from Podospora bellae-mahoneyi strain CBS 112042 chromosome 1 map unlocalized CBS112042p_1, whole genome shotgun sequence.
GacttggtgagggtgagacCCGACGTTCCGGTCTTTTATTATTTACCTTCAACTTATACTTGTATCAGACAACCAAACGACAGGCCTGAGAATGTTATTCTAGTAGGATAGCTTTGAGAATTTATACTTAGGGACTTCCTGTCCAAACTTCGCATCTTCTCCGGTGTCACATCCTGAAAGCTCGTCCGCGTACGGGCATGATTTCGCTGTTGGATGAACCCCAATCTATGCACTGATTCTCTTCAAGACAGTCCCAACAAGATGGAAACTTCCCGTCGCCAGCACCCGGCACTCCTTTCCTTCCGCTCTTGCCTTTGCTGTCAAATATTTAACCCCTTCAATAGTCAACTGAACATTGTCGGACACTCTACTTTCCACCTCACCGTTGTACTCCTTCATGATCTCGAGTGCTTTCGTCTGCACACTCAGGTCTCTCTTCTCGCCTTCCTTTGGCGGTAGCTCTTCGTTTCTCGTGAAAAAAGCATGTGTAAACACCTCCTTTGACCCACTAACTTCCTTCTCCGCGCCCTTGAGCAACGCAGTAAGCAGTATCTTTGGGTCTCGTTCCTGCTGGTTAAACACCAGAACCCTCAGCCCATCTCCTGCCCTCGAAGCAAACCACTCTCCCACACCCGCCAAACTATCCTCTGTATGCGCTCCATCCACAAGCCACTCGGTCCCATTCTTCCCATCCCTTACAACCTCACATCTCCCTCTCAAACTCGCCTCTCTAAGACCCTTCACAAACTTATCCGGTATATCATCCAGCCCccactcctcatcaaccccaaacctccctTCAAACTTGTGGCCTGTTTTAACAAGATGCTCCCGAGCAGCATACACAGCCAAAGCCATATTTCCCTTCTGAAACGGTCCCTGcaacatccccccttccacccccttccaccccttcacctcttcctcaccaatCTCCACCAAttccgcccccttttccctcgccctctccctcaaaacctcccccaccgtctCCCGTGGATGCCTAATCGTAAAAGCCTTCACCCCCCGTTTGAAAATCCCCGCCTTATGCCACGCAATCTTTTCGACAGTATCCCCAAGCATACCAACATGATCAATCCCCAACTGCGTCACCACCGCAGCACTGACACTCTCTTCCGTGAGCACATTAGTAGAATCATGCTCCCCCCCAATCCCgcactccaccaccgcatccctcaccccctcgtCCAGAAACGCCCTCAAGGCAACAATGGTCAGAAACCGAAAATAAAACGGCTTCGTCCCCggcc
It contains:
- a CDS encoding uncharacterized protein (COG:H; EggNog:ENOG503NUTU) — encoded protein: MRAIYRSLSRQPAISTITYSRFQQPSFIPSRVPTSFSLPAYISSHPRRPIHITPNMSSSVSYQKALSRLSALQSNLAITSLFTVPLPDGTDRNAAAIPEMLFWLSRAGLSPESIASSGLKCVHVAGTKGKGSVSAFVGSILAQYSNPPTQKVGVYTSPHLVDQRERISLLSPQEKEGMIDEEKFGKYVNLVWDTMTAEARKQLGAEAKEEELEGPGTKPFYFRFLTIVALRAFLDEGVRDAVVECGIGGEHDSTNVLTEESVSAAVVTQLGIDHVGMLGDTVEKIAWHKAGIFKRGVKAFTIRHPRETVGEVLRERAREKGAELVEIGEEEVKGWKGVEGGMLQGPFQKGNMALAVYAAREHLVKTGHKFEGRFGVDEEWGLDDIPDKFVKGLREASLRGRCEVVRDGKNGTEWLVDGAHTEDSLAGVGEWFASRAGDGLRVLVFNQQERDPKILLTALLKGAEKEVSGSKEVFTHAFFTRNEELPPKEGEKRDLSVQTKALEIMKEYNGEVESRVSDNVQLTIEGVKYLTAKARAEGKECRVLATGSFHLVGTVLKRISA